One Armatimonadota bacterium genomic window, GAACTGCCGCTGGGTCGCCAATGTTTCCAAGTGCCACTGCTATGTTCCGACGGAATCGCGTGCGCCCAATCCATCCTACTGTTGTTGGGCCAATCTGTCTTTTAAACTCCGCTGGCGAAATGTTCAGCAGAGGAATCAGCTCTGGGTTGGCGCCAAATCCTGAGGATGCTAGATGAGACTCGGAAGTATCTCTTTCCTCGCGCGTCAGAGCGACTGAAGAGGTCTTGGATAAGGACGGCGGGGTCTGGAAATCGACGACATTTCCTGTTTTTGCATATTTATTTAATGGGCAAGCGGATTGACAAGTATCGCATCCATATATTCGATTGCCGAGTTTCTCGCGAAGAGGAAGCGGAATAAATCCCTTCATTTGCGTGACATAGGATAGGCAAATTCGCACATCCACTTTAAACGGAGCGCGTATTGCATTAGTGGGACACGCTTTCATACATGCATCACATTCTCCGCAAATATCAAGCAAGCCTGGTTTGTCTGGCATTAGCTCAAGATCTGTGACAAGCTCGCCAAGCACAACCCATGATTTGTATTCTCCAACATAGACGCACGTATTTTTTCCACGCGAGCCAATACCCGCTCGAATTGCGACCGAACGGTCCAAGAGCGGACCCGTATCCACAAGTGAATAAATTTGAACTGAGGTTTGTACTTTGCTCCTTATCAGCTTTGTGAGTAATGCTAGTTTTTCCTGCAGAACAAGATGATAGTCGCGTCCTCGGGCGAACCTCGCGACAAATCCACGGGGTACGTCGGTGCGCAGAGACTGGTGTCCGGTTTCGCTCGTTAGATAGGAGAGAGCAACTGAGATAATTGACTGGGCAGTTGGGAACGACTCGCGCGGGTGAGTGTATAACTTTATGGTTTCGGGGTTAAAGCTAGTTCCATTAAGAAATCCTTGCTCGAAGCGCTCGATGAGGGCGTGCTCAGCTTCGTCAAATGGCTCGGCGCTAGTGATTCCAACTGCGTGAAAGCCAAGTTCAAGGGCACAAGACTTGATTACGGAGCTGAGGTGCGCCGGTGAATTGTACATTTAATCAGACGTCAGTCCTCCAATGAATAAGGCGCCTTGCCACTCTATATTCTTTGATGGCTAGTTTTTAAACCCGTGCATTAAATGAAAGGTACTTTTGTTTTACCTACAAAACTGACTTCACTGCTTGGACAATATCATCTCTACTTGGGACGACTGCATCCTCCAAAGGCTCGCTCATCGGGATTGGCACATCCTTGCCTGCGAGGACGACTGGCGGCGCATCGAGATAGTCAAAGCAGAGAGTGCCATCTGCGAATCTGAATTCACTTACCTGGCGCACAATAGTTTCGCCAACTCCGCATGCTGGATAACCCTCTGATACAGTAATCAACCGACCGGTTTTGCGTACTGAGTTTGCAATTGTCTCTACATCTAGAGGTTTGAGTGTCCGAGGATCAACCACCTCTATGCTTATTCCTTCTTTCTCCAGTTCGCAAGCTGCGTCAAGGGCGAAGTGCAGCATTCGGGAATAAGCCACAACTGTTGCATCCGTTCCCTCTCGCTTTATATCCGCAACTCCAAGGGGGATGATATAATCTTCCGTAGGCACGGGGCCCATCACGCCGCTGTAGAGTACCTTGTGTTCAATGAATATAACCGGGTTGTCGTCGCGGATGGATGCTTTTAGCAACCCCTTTGCGTCGTAAGGCGTGGATGGCATTACGACATATAGACCGGGGATATGCACAAACCAGGCTTCCAAGCTCTCGGAGTGGTGGGCTGCAATACATCGGCCTACTCCTC contains:
- the queG gene encoding tRNA epoxyqueuosine(34) reductase QueG, yielding MYNSPAHLSSVIKSCALELGFHAVGITSAEPFDEAEHALIERFEQGFLNGTSFNPETIKLYTHPRESFPTAQSIISVALSYLTSETGHQSLRTDVPRGFVARFARGRDYHLVLQEKLALLTKLIRSKVQTSVQIYSLVDTGPLLDRSVAIRAGIGSRGKNTCVYVGEYKSWVVLGELVTDLELMPDKPGLLDICGECDACMKACPTNAIRAPFKVDVRICLSYVTQMKGFIPLPLREKLGNRIYGCDTCQSACPLNKYAKTGNVVDFQTPPSLSKTSSVALTREERDTSESHLASSGFGANPELIPLLNISPAEFKRQIGPTTVGWIGRTRFRRNIAVALGNIGDPAAVPSLIEALSDPEPVIRAHAAWALGKIGTLPAKNALESALHRETDAKVSTEIRSALDFLLKSP